The region GGCTGTGTTTGTCACCGGCCTGCTCATCTGTGGCTTCATGGTGATCCGGAACATTCCGGGTGGGCTGTTCATCGGCATCGTCGCGACGACGATCATCTCGATGATTGTGGAGTCCTTCGTCGGTGCAGGCTCGTCCGCTGAGAATGACCACGGCTGGTCGCTCGCGGTCCCTGCGCTTCCGGATTCTTTGGGTGGCATCCCGGATCTGTCCCTCGTGGGCAAAATCGACATGGTTGGTGCCTTCGTTGAGGTCGGTGTCGTCGCCGCCAGCCTCCTGGTCTTCACCCTCGTGTTGGCGAACTTCTTCGACGCAATGGGCACCATGACGGCGCTCGGCCGCCAGGCCGGCCTGACCGACGAGAACGACAACCTGCCAGGCATGAAGAAAGCCCTTGTTGTTGAAGGCTTCGGCGCAGTAGTCGGTGGCGCGTTCTCTGGTTCCTCGAACACGGTGTTCGTGGACTCGTCCGCCGGCATTGCTGACGGCGCCCGCACCGGCCTCGCAAACGTGGTCACCGGCATCCTGTTCCTGCTGGCGATGTTCCTCACCCCGCTGTACGAAATCGTCCCAATCGAGGCCGCCGCACCGGTCCTCGTCGTGGTTGGCGCGCTGATGATGATGCAGGTCAGCAACATTGACTGGACCCGTTTCGACGTTGCCTTCCCGGCCTTCTTGACCATCATCATGATGCCGCTGACCTACTCGATTGCCAACGGCATCGGCGTCGGCTTCATCGCGTTTACCGTGATGGCGCTCTTCGCTGGCAAGCGCAAGGACATTCACTGGATCATGTGGCTGATTTCTGCCCTGTTCTTGATCTATTTCGCACAAGGACCGTTGATGTCGCTAATCTCGTAAAGCGTGAGCATAGTTATCGACGACCCCTCCGACTCCCGGCTTGACGATATCCGCGACCTGAAGCACTCAGACCGCGAGAAAGGCCTGGTGTTTGCGGAGGGGCCTCTTGTTGCGGGACGCCTTGTGGAGTCCCGCTTTCCTGTCCGCGCGGTGTTCGGCTTCGGTGGCCGCCTCCAGTCTTTTTTGGAACAGTACGGCGAGCGCCTCGAAGCGGAGGGAATACCGGTCTACGAGATCAGCCGCGCAGTGATGGGGGAGGTCGCCGGCTACGACATGCACCGT is a window of Corynebacterium pseudogenitalium DNA encoding:
- a CDS encoding NCS2 family permease gives rise to the protein MSIPSESSTKQPASGLDKFFHISERGSSVGREIRAGIVTFFAMAYIVLLNPLILGTSPDREGVVLGIPQVAAVTALAAGVMCILFGVIAKYPFGIAAGLGLNTLVAVTLVGQQGLTWPEAMGLIVIDGIIICILAISGFRTAVFEAIPNSMKVAMSVGIGMFIAMIGLVDAGFVRRIPDEAHTTVPVQLGFGGSIASWPTAVFVTGLLICGFMVIRNIPGGLFIGIVATTIISMIVESFVGAGSSAENDHGWSLAVPALPDSLGGIPDLSLVGKIDMVGAFVEVGVVAASLLVFTLVLANFFDAMGTMTALGRQAGLTDENDNLPGMKKALVVEGFGAVVGGAFSGSSNTVFVDSSAGIADGARTGLANVVTGILFLLAMFLTPLYEIVPIEAAAPVLVVVGALMMMQVSNIDWTRFDVAFPAFLTIIMMPLTYSIANGIGVGFIAFTVMALFAGKRKDIHWIMWLISALFLIYFAQGPLMSLIS